The Deltaproteobacteria bacterium CG11_big_fil_rev_8_21_14_0_20_42_23 genome segment GGCTTTAGCCAGGCTCATCAGCACGCTTATAGAAGGGGGAAAAACCGATCTTTCTTTGCTTTCCCAGCTCGCGGATGCCAGGAAACAAGCCCATGTAGTGGGCATTACTGGCCCTCCCGGAGCTGGAAAATCAACCCTCACCAACCTGCTTATTTCGCGCTATCGCAAGCGTGGGTTCAAAGTGGGCGTTTTGGCCATCGACCCCAGTTCTCCTTTTACGGGCGGCGCTCTTTTGGGCGATCGCATTCGCATGCTGGGCCATGCCGAAGATAAAGACGTGTTCATCCGTTCGCTTGGCAGCCGCGGCATGACGGGCGGGCTCGCCAGACACACCGAAGAAGTGCTGTGTGCCTATGCTGCGTGCGGCTTCCATCATATTATAGTTGAAACGGTTGGCGTGGGCCAAACTGAGCTTGGCATTATGGAGCTTGCCGATACCAGCGTGGTGGTTCTTGTTCCAGAATCTGGCGACACCATTCAAACCATGAAGTCCGGCTTGCTTGAAGCCGCCGACATTTTTGTGGTGAACAAGGCCGATAGAGAAGGGGCTTCGCAGTTTTCAACAGCGCTTCGGGTGCAAAAGGAAATCAACAGCAAGGCTTCAAAGTGGGATGTCCCCATTGTGCTTACGCAAGCCATAAATGACGAAGGCATCGATGACCTCTTTAGCCTCTTGCAAGATCACGAACACTTTGTGCACACGCATCCCGAGATGACCGAAAAGAAAATGACACTGGTTCTGCAATCGTTTTTAGATTTACTCCGCGACGAAAGTTTTTCTCGTCTTCTGCGATCTTTAGAACAAGATGCATCCTTTAAACGTATTCTTGAAGACGTAAAAGCGGGAAGCCTCAATCCCTATCAAGCGCTTGAAAAAGTGATGGCGCTTACATCTTTTTCTGATGGAGTGCACCGCTAATGCAGATAGAAGCCAAAGCCCTTACTCCCATGATGAAGCAATACCTTGAGATCAAACAAGAATGTACGGATGCATTGTTGCTGTATCGACTGGGCGATTTTTACGAGCTCTTTTTTGACGACGCCGTAACCGCCGCAAAAATTTTAGACATCACCCTTACCTGCCGAAACAAAAACAGCGACGATCCCGTTCCGTTGTGCGGTGTGCCGTATCATTCCGTGGAACCCTACATTACCAAATTGTTGGAAGCCGGAAAAAAAGTGGCCATCTGCG includes the following:
- a CDS encoding methylmalonyl Co-A mutase-associated GTPase MeaB, with translation MQNLLKDAKMGNIKALARLISTLIEGGKTDLSLLSQLADARKQAHVVGITGPPGAGKSTLTNLLISRYRKRGFKVGVLAIDPSSPFTGGALLGDRIRMLGHAEDKDVFIRSLGSRGMTGGLARHTEEVLCAYAACGFHHIIVETVGVGQTELGIMELADTSVVVLVPESGDTIQTMKSGLLEAADIFVVNKADREGASQFSTALRVQKEINSKASKWDVPIVLTQAINDEGIDDLFSLLQDHEHFVHTHPEMTEKKMTLVLQSFLDLLRDESFSRLLRSLEQDASFKRILEDVKAGSLNPYQALEKVMALTSFSDGVHR